From a region of the Oncorhynchus mykiss isolate Arlee chromosome 32, USDA_OmykA_1.1, whole genome shotgun sequence genome:
- the gstr gene encoding glutathione S-transferase rho (The RefSeq protein has 1 substitution compared to this genomic sequence) — translation MAKDMTLLWGSGSPPCWRVMIALEEKQLQGYNQKLLSFEKAEHKSKEVLDINPRGQLPAFKHGDNVLNESYAACMYLESRFRSQGPQLIPEGQLEQALMYQRMFEVLNFSDKLSNVIYYNYRVPEGERHDSAIKRNKENLAAEIKLWEGYFQKAEVGSYLAGKAFSLADVIVFPVIAYAFRFGLSTARYPKLGAYYNMVKDRPSVKATWPPHWLENPQGGDTLKEF, via the exons ATGGCCAAGGACATGACACTTCTCTGGGGCTCCGGCTCTCCTCCGTGCTGGCGTGTCATGATCGCTCTGGAGGAAAAGCAACTGCAGGGATACAATCAGAAACTTCTGTCCTTCGAGAAAGCAGAGCACAAGTCTAAAGAAGTCCTGGACATCAATCCCAGAGGACAG CTCCCTGCTTTCAAACACGGAGACAACATACTCAACGAGTCATATGCAGCATGCATGTACCTGGAG AGCCGGTTCAGGTCCCAGGGACCCCAGTTGATTCCTGAGGGTCAACTAGAGCAGGCCCTGATGTACCAGCGCATGTTTGAGGTCCTCAACTTCAGTGACAAACtca GTAACGTCATCTACTACAACTACCGTGTCcccgagggagagagacatgactccGCTATCAAGAGGAACAAGGAGAACCTGGCCGCTGAAATCAAACTGTGGGAGGGATACTTTCAGAAg GCGGAGGTGGGTTCTTACCTGGCAGGAAAAGCCTTCTCATTGGCTGACGTTATTGTCTTCCCTGTGATTGCCTACGCCTTCCGCTTTGG GCTGTCTACGGCGCGTTACCCCAAACTGGGAGCGTACTACAATATGGTGAAGGACAGACCCAGTGTTAAAGCTACCTGGCCCCCACACTGGCTGGAAAACCCTCAGGGAGGGGACACTCTCAAGGAGTTCTGA